A section of the Candidatus Aminicenantes bacterium genome encodes:
- the argF gene encoding ornithine carbamoyltransferase yields the protein MNKDFITIHDLSRYEFHELLDLAKDIKEDPDAYRKRLRHQVLAMIFEKPSLRTRMTFEVGMLELGGQAIYLSPNEVQLGKRETVEDVAHNLERWVDGIMIRTFAHDNIVRLAKASSVPVINALTDLLHPCQAMADFFTLVEHKGGLGKLKLAWSGDGNNVCHSLMLAAAKAGSKFAAAVPKGYEPDPMIVKWALEDGKDTGFELLITNDPAEAAKDADAIYADVFASMGQESEKEARARIFAPYQVNDALMAKAKPDAVFMHCLPAHREEEVTASVLDSPRSIVFDQAENRLHVQKAIMLTLMGKKESHG from the coding sequence ATGAATAAGGATTTCATCACCATCCACGACCTCAGCCGGTACGAGTTCCACGAGCTGCTCGACCTGGCCAAGGACATCAAGGAAGACCCGGACGCGTACCGCAAGCGCCTGCGCCACCAAGTCCTGGCCATGATCTTCGAGAAGCCGTCGCTACGGACCCGAATGACCTTCGAGGTCGGCATGCTGGAGCTGGGCGGCCAGGCCATCTACCTCAGCCCCAACGAGGTGCAACTGGGCAAGCGCGAGACCGTGGAGGACGTGGCCCACAACCTGGAGCGCTGGGTGGATGGCATCATGATCCGCACCTTCGCCCACGACAACATCGTCCGGCTGGCCAAGGCCTCCTCGGTGCCCGTGATCAACGCGCTGACGGACCTGCTCCACCCCTGCCAGGCCATGGCCGACTTCTTCACCCTGGTCGAACACAAGGGCGGCCTGGGCAAGCTGAAGCTGGCTTGGTCGGGCGACGGCAACAACGTCTGCCACAGCCTGATGCTGGCGGCGGCCAAGGCCGGCTCCAAGTTCGCGGCGGCCGTGCCCAAGGGCTACGAGCCCGACCCGATGATCGTCAAATGGGCTTTGGAAGACGGCAAGGACACCGGGTTCGAGCTCCTCATCACCAACGACCCGGCCGAGGCGGCCAAGGACGCCGACGCCATTTACGCCGACGTATTCGCCTCGATGGGCCAGGAATCCGAGAAGGAGGCCCGGGCCCGCATCTTCGCCCCCTACCAGGTCAACGACGCCCTGATGGCCAAGGCCAAGCCCGACGCCGTCTTTATGCACTGCCTGCCCGCCCACCGCGAGGAGGAGGTCACGGCCTCCGTTCTCGACTCCCCCCGCTCCATCGTCTTCGACCAAGCCGAAAACCGCCTTCATGTGCAGAAGGCAATTATGCTAACATTGATGGGAAAGAAAGAGAGCCATGGATAA